The proteins below come from a single Bacillaceae bacterium S4-13-56 genomic window:
- the bcp gene encoding thioredoxin-dependent thiol peroxidase, with the protein MAEAVVGQTAPAFEVLASNSEKVKLSDFKGKNVVLYFYPKDMTPGCTTEACDFRDKHEDFSELDTVILGVSPDPLDKHEKFIDKHGLPFLLLADEDHKVAEDYGVWKMKKMFGKEFMGIERSTFVIDKEGNLVKEWRKVKVKDHVEEALQYIKDHLV; encoded by the coding sequence ATGGCTGAAGCAGTAGTTGGACAAACAGCACCAGCATTCGAGGTGTTGGCAAGTAATAGTGAAAAGGTAAAGCTTTCTGATTTCAAAGGAAAAAATGTTGTGCTTTATTTTTACCCAAAGGATATGACACCCGGATGCACAACGGAAGCATGTGATTTCAGAGACAAACATGAAGATTTTTCAGAGCTTGATACGGTGATTTTGGGTGTGAGTCCTGATCCACTAGATAAACATGAAAAATTTATTGACAAACATGGGCTTCCATTTCTTCTATTAGCAGATGAAGACCATAAAGTTGCAGAAGATTACGGGGTTTGGAAGATGAAAAAAATGTTCGGAAAAGAATTCATGGGAATTGAACGTTCAACTTTTGTCATTGATAAAGAAGGAAATCTAGTAAAGGAATGGCGAAAAGTAAAAGTTAAGGACCATGTTGAAGAGGCTCTTCAATATATTAAAGATCACTTGGTGTAA